From the bacterium genome, one window contains:
- a CDS encoding sigma factor-like helix-turn-helix DNA-binding protein, translating to MEVPKLSSLIKVCLAGLNDRQQEILEGRYGLVKADSLTLAELGGQYGLTRERVRQIEALALKASRQKTGNSEFSEFVKNVSVVLKSAGGLKREDLLIGDLVKTSNITPEQANRVKFLLEICAKFSFSKDDKDFFPYWYLTEADQKKAVGFIGSLVKIADRSDFSASFAAVSKNSGLNEATARNYAAISKKVAMNIYGDLGLSDWPEINPKTARDWAYLVLKKEQKPLHFNDIAVAVTKLRNKPAHAPTVHNELIKDENFVLVGKGTYTLKEFGVTPGTAREIIAHYLKQHGPLSAKEVVKKVLNERLFKENTVLINLQNRKNFKRLDDGRYSILA from the coding sequence ATGGAGGTTCCCAAATTATCTAGTTTAATAAAAGTTTGTTTGGCTGGCTTGAACGATCGGCAGCAAGAAATTTTAGAAGGTCGCTACGGCTTAGTAAAAGCTGATTCTTTGACGTTGGCGGAATTGGGCGGCCAGTATGGCTTGACTCGGGAGCGCGTTCGTCAGATTGAAGCTTTGGCTCTTAAGGCTTCCCGCCAGAAGACTGGTAATTCCGAATTTTCTGAATTTGTAAAAAATGTCAGCGTCGTTTTAAAAAGCGCCGGTGGTTTGAAGCGTGAAGATTTGTTGATTGGGGATTTAGTGAAGACCTCCAACATTACTCCGGAACAGGCAAACCGCGTTAAGTTCTTGCTGGAGATTTGCGCCAAGTTCTCTTTCTCCAAGGATGACAAGGATTTTTTCCCGTATTGGTATCTGACCGAAGCCGATCAGAAGAAAGCCGTTGGCTTTATCGGTTCTTTGGTGAAAATCGCCGACCGAAGTGATTTTTCTGCCAGCTTTGCGGCTGTCTCTAAGAATTCTGGATTAAATGAAGCGACTGCCCGCAATTACGCTGCTATTTCCAAGAAAGTAGCAATGAATATTTACGGAGACCTTGGCTTGTCTGACTGGCCGGAAATTAATCCTAAGACCGCCCGAGATTGGGCGTACTTGGTTTTGAAGAAAGAGCAGAAGCCGTTGCATTTCAATGATATCGCCGTTGCAGTTACCAAATTGCGCAATAAACCGGCCCACGCTCCGACCGTTCACAATGAATTAATTAAAGACGAGAACTTTGTGCTGGTTGGCAAAGGAACTTATACCTTGAAAGAGTTTGGTGTTACTCCGGGAACCGCCCGCGAAATCATCGCTCACTATTTGAAACAGCACGGTCCTTTGAGCGCCAAAGAGGTAGTGAAGAAGGTTTTGAATGAGCGTCTTTTCAAGGAAAATACCGTCTTGATTAACTTGCAGAACCGCAAGAATTTTAAGCGCTTGGATGATGGTCGTTATTCTATTTTAGCCTAA
- a CDS encoding elongation factor P: MLAYNDLKKGVIFVMQGEPYEVMEYAFLRMQQRKPVAKCKIKNLISGKVTEQNFHSSESFDEAEITKVEVKYLYNTKGQFWFCPKDKPAERFMLTEAQVGIAGKFMQSNSMVNAIKFGDLILSIKPTIKVDLKITETPPGEKGNTAQGGTKAATLETGAVIQVPLFVNQGDIVRINTETGDYYERVEKGKA, translated from the coding sequence ATGTTGGCTTATAACGATTTAAAGAAAGGCGTCATCTTCGTGATGCAGGGCGAACCGTATGAAGTAATGGAATACGCTTTTTTGCGTATGCAACAGCGTAAACCGGTGGCCAAATGCAAAATCAAGAACCTGATTTCCGGCAAAGTAACCGAGCAAAATTTCCACTCCAGCGAATCTTTTGATGAAGCGGAAATCACGAAGGTAGAAGTAAAATATCTCTATAACACTAAGGGCCAGTTCTGGTTCTGCCCGAAAGATAAACCGGCCGAGCGCTTTATGCTTACCGAAGCGCAGGTAGGAATCGCCGGCAAATTCATGCAATCGAATAGCATGGTCAACGCCATAAAATTCGGCGATTTAATTTTGAGCATCAAGCCGACAATCAAAGTAGATTTGAAAATTACTGAAACTCCACCCGGAGAAAAAGGAAATACCGCGCAGGGTGGCACTAAAGCCGCGACTCTGGAAACCGGCGCCGTAATTCAAGTTCCCCTATTCGTGAATCAGGGAGATATTGTGCGCATTAATACGGAAACAGGAGATTACTACGAAAGAGTAGAAAAAGGGAAAGCGTAA
- a CDS encoding type IV secretion system DNA-binding domain-containing protein produces the protein MAKDINIFGQVNFRGATTKFGIKIDDRRRHMYLIGKTGMGKTTTLENMVISDMVNGHGVGVMDPHGDFAEKMLDFVPKDRVKDVVYFDPADINFPIAFNPLEQVQDEFRYLVASGLMGVFKKIWPDVWSPRMEYILNNSLLTMLEFPDSNMLGVQRLLSDKDYRKSKVDQLKDPVIKGFWVNEFARYSAKFETEATAAIQNKIGQFVANPLVRNILGQNKSALNLRQAIDERKILIFNLSKGKIGEDNSALLGSMIITKLQLAAMSRVDIPEPDRKDFYLYVDEFQNFATDSFANILSEARKYRLCLILAHQYIRQLTHDLNTKVRDAVFGNVGTIITFRVGGEDAEFLEKEFEPDFMATDIVNLAKANVYIKLMIDGISSRPFSAQGLPPVATPAISYKDLIIAHTRSTYATPLKQVSDKIAKEFLAVPPPSDERFGSEGGGGGDFRKPRPVPNAFGSGPKPAAGGGDFRTAKPVPRPAFSDIQPVKLTRPGDPMPTPKPSLVEKLVSLVPKFIKPEAPKIVKPVLAPPKPVAPKPEPPRVELQAAVPKPKPMSLGDLPLRSEAAADSKPEKIIREKKPVDLGALRDALRESLNKKKPE, from the coding sequence ATGGCTAAAGATATAAACATTTTCGGGCAAGTTAACTTCCGCGGTGCGACCACTAAGTTCGGCATCAAAATTGATGACCGCCGTCGGCATATGTACCTCATCGGTAAGACCGGTATGGGCAAGACGACCACACTCGAAAACATGGTTATCTCCGATATGGTCAACGGCCACGGCGTGGGCGTGATGGATCCGCACGGAGACTTTGCTGAAAAAATGTTGGACTTCGTTCCCAAGGACCGCGTGAAAGATGTGGTTTATTTTGACCCTGCTGATATTAATTTTCCGATTGCTTTTAATCCGCTTGAGCAGGTACAAGATGAGTTCCGTTATTTAGTGGCTTCAGGTCTGATGGGTGTGTTCAAGAAAATATGGCCGGACGTCTGGTCTCCTCGGATGGAATACATTTTGAACAACTCTCTGCTCACGATGTTGGAGTTTCCGGACTCTAATATGTTGGGCGTTCAGCGTCTTTTGTCGGACAAGGATTATCGCAAGTCTAAAGTAGACCAGCTGAAAGACCCGGTTATTAAAGGTTTTTGGGTGAATGAATTTGCGCGTTATTCAGCAAAATTTGAAACGGAAGCAACGGCCGCCATTCAAAACAAAATCGGTCAGTTCGTAGCCAATCCGCTGGTTCGTAATATTTTAGGTCAGAATAAATCGGCTCTTAATCTTCGCCAAGCGATAGACGAGCGGAAGATTCTTATTTTCAATTTATCTAAAGGAAAAATCGGAGAAGATAACTCGGCCTTGCTTGGTTCAATGATTATCACCAAGCTTCAGCTGGCGGCTATGTCCCGCGTGGATATTCCCGAGCCGGACCGTAAAGATTTCTATCTATATGTAGACGAGTTCCAGAACTTTGCAACCGATTCTTTTGCCAACATTCTTTCTGAAGCCAGAAAATACCGCCTCTGCCTGATTTTGGCGCACCAATACATCCGCCAGCTTACTCACGACTTAAATACTAAAGTTCGCGACGCGGTGTTCGGTAACGTCGGCACGATTATTACCTTCAGAGTAGGAGGAGAAGACGCGGAATTTTTAGAAAAGGAATTCGAGCCTGATTTTATGGCGACCGACATTGTGAATTTGGCTAAGGCGAATGTGTATATCAAATTAATGATTGACGGTATTTCTTCGCGCCCTTTTTCCGCTCAAGGCTTGCCTCCGGTAGCTACCCCAGCTATTTCTTATAAGGATTTGATTATTGCCCACACCCGTAGCACTTACGCCACGCCTCTGAAGCAGGTATCCGATAAGATTGCGAAAGAATTTCTGGCGGTGCCACCGCCATCCGATGAAAGATTTGGCAGTGAGGGTGGCGGAGGAGGGGACTTTCGTAAGCCTCGCCCCGTGCCAAATGCATTTGGTTCGGGGCCCAAACCGGCGGCCGGAGGTGGAGATTTTCGCACCGCTAAACCCGTGCCCCGCCCGGCGTTTTCCGATATTCAGCCTGTAAAACTCACTCGGCCGGGGGATCCTATGCCCACTCCTAAGCCCAGTTTAGTGGAAAAGTTAGTCAGCTTGGTTCCGAAGTTCATTAAGCCCGAAGCCCCTAAAATCGTTAAGCCTGTCCTCGCGCCGCCTAAGCCTGTGGCGCCAAAGCCGGAGCCTCCAAGGGTGGAGTTGCAAGCCGCCGTTCCTAAGCCCAAGCCAATGTCTCTTGGTGATTTACCGCTTCGTTCCGAAGCGGCAGCTGATTCCAAACCCGAAAAGATTATCCGTGAAAAAAAGCCGGTAGACCTCGGCGCCCTGCGCGATGCTCTCAGGGAATCACTGAATAAAAAGAAGCCAGAATAA
- a CDS encoding ComEC/Rec2 family competence protein, with protein sequence MNPVRNKPPLAAAAVPTEGRISNGVKLHDIFFWFACFFLAGVLVASVVSGFTHAYLIAGLFILLLFLLVIVVRRKSLVVDGSSLVSLSLVVLSLVVGSVYFFAFDYAKQDNRIIFGEKVQFSGVIREAEQRLSSQKLVIENIQINTSRYPAFDYGDEIKVVGVVKKPDAEFASYYKKEGIAGVVGFPEIELVSSGNGSPVKAQLLKIKSFFESSFKKVLPFDQAVFMAGLTLGETAEFSDELKEKLRATGTSHLVALSGYNISVIISTVINLLALWWFTKRFSFWISSGMVLGFVVMTGAEASVVRAAMMGFLILLADKLHRVYYFRNAVAATALVMVGVNPHILAFDIGFQLSFAALLGITYFQPWIEKKLKWQDKSGYFNWRKHLTTTTSAQIAVLPILLYHFGQFSPIGLISNVLLLEFIPITMGLGFFIGFASLIAYPLAWALSFPASILLGYELGVINVCAKIITAFSKIPNIFSIFQ encoded by the coding sequence ATGAACCCCGTTAGAAATAAGCCGCCCCTAGCGGCTGCCGCCGTTCCTACGGAAGGGCGGATTTCTAACGGGGTGAAACTGCACGACATTTTCTTCTGGTTCGCCTGCTTTTTTCTGGCGGGAGTGCTGGTGGCGAGCGTGGTCAGCGGGTTTACGCACGCATATCTAATCGCGGGATTGTTTATTTTGCTTTTGTTCCTCCTGGTCATCGTTGTTCGTCGTAAGTCATTAGTCGTTGATGGTTCGTCATTGGTTTCCTTGTCGTTGGTCGTTTTGTCGTTAGTCGTCGGTTCCGTGTACTTCTTTGCCTTTGATTACGCCAAGCAAGACAATCGGATAATCTTTGGTGAAAAAGTGCAGTTTTCGGGAGTGATTCGCGAAGCGGAGCAGAGATTGAGCAGTCAGAAGTTGGTGATTGAAAATATTCAGATCAACACCAGCCGCTATCCCGCGTTTGATTATGGCGACGAGATAAAAGTGGTGGGAGTGGTTAAAAAGCCGGATGCAGAATTCGCCAGCTACTACAAAAAAGAGGGGATAGCGGGCGTGGTGGGATTTCCGGAAATAGAATTGGTATCTAGCGGGAATGGTTCGCCGGTGAAGGCGCAGCTGCTGAAAATAAAATCTTTCTTTGAATCCAGTTTCAAAAAAGTCTTGCCGTTTGATCAGGCGGTATTTATGGCCGGCTTAACTCTGGGAGAGACGGCGGAATTTTCCGATGAGTTGAAAGAAAAATTGCGGGCAACGGGCACCAGCCATCTGGTGGCGCTTTCGGGATACAACATTTCGGTAATTATCAGTACGGTGATAAATCTGCTTGCTCTGTGGTGGTTTACGAAAAGATTTTCATTTTGGATAAGCTCCGGAATGGTGCTCGGCTTCGTGGTAATGACGGGCGCGGAGGCTTCGGTGGTGCGCGCGGCGATGATGGGATTTCTAATTTTGCTCGCAGATAAATTGCATCGGGTTTATTACTTCCGCAACGCCGTGGCGGCGACGGCGTTGGTGATGGTTGGTGTCAATCCCCACATTTTAGCCTTTGATATCGGCTTTCAATTGTCCTTCGCGGCTCTTTTGGGTATTACTTACTTCCAGCCGTGGATAGAAAAGAAGCTGAAATGGCAGGACAAGTCGGGATATTTCAATTGGCGGAAGCATCTGACTACCACCACTTCGGCGCAGATAGCTGTACTGCCGATTTTGCTCTATCACTTCGGGCAATTTTCTCCGATTGGTTTGATTTCCAACGTTTTGCTTTTGGAATTCATTCCCATCACAATGGGCTTAGGATTTTTTATCGGTTTCGCCTCGCTGATTGCCTACCCGCTCGCTTGGGCATTGAGCTTTCCGGCAAGTATCCTTCTCGGCTACGAATTAGGAGTCATCAATGTCTGCGCGAAAATAATCACTGCATTCTCCAAAATCCCAAACATCTTCAGCATTTTTCAATAA
- a CDS encoding laccase domain-containing protein, which translates to MATIHHRFLGKQEGDFNPNQPDTHQFLDLLDVSFCSRPDDPQKIFFPSCQFTTRVVALGAEDNKIVSEVVTTKRPADGVVIDKTYVAGLIFNADCPVVCIFEPAKSRFAVLHAGFRCLMPAVDSKGKRGRGIIKAAFEDFKFDVSDVKVWAGMGIGPCCYGAEHWPEMKDQSVDIPIGKATRGARAGKKSIDLIQLIYKQVVAQGVKPTKIELDAECTCCKGYFLAPRFHSNCRSGKQAGRNAVGFWMT; encoded by the coding sequence ATGGCTACTATTCACCATCGGTTCTTGGGCAAGCAGGAGGGGGACTTTAATCCGAACCAGCCGGACACCCACCAATTTCTGGATCTGTTGGACGTTTCTTTTTGCAGCCGGCCTGATGATCCTCAAAAAATCTTTTTCCCAAGCTGCCAATTTACTACTCGGGTAGTCGCTTTGGGAGCCGAAGACAACAAGATTGTTTCAGAAGTCGTCACTACAAAGAGGCCGGCAGACGGAGTTGTAATTGATAAGACTTATGTTGCGGGCCTAATTTTTAATGCGGATTGTCCCGTGGTTTGTATTTTCGAGCCTGCTAAGAGCAGATTTGCCGTGTTGCATGCCGGATTCCGCTGCCTGATGCCGGCGGTTGATTCGAAGGGTAAGCGAGGGCGCGGAATCATCAAAGCTGCTTTCGAGGATTTCAAATTTGATGTATCCGATGTGAAGGTCTGGGCTGGAATGGGTATCGGGCCATGTTGTTACGGCGCCGAGCATTGGCCGGAGATGAAAGATCAGTCAGTGGATATTCCAATCGGTAAGGCCACTCGTGGAGCCAGAGCCGGAAAGAAATCTATTGATTTGATTCAGCTTATCTATAAGCAAGTAGTAGCACAGGGAGTTAAGCCCACTAAGATTGAGCTGGACGCGGAATGTACTTGTTGTAAGGGATATTTTCTGGCTCCTCGTTTTCACTCCAACTGCCGAAGTGGAAAGCAGGCCGGTCGTAACGCTGTCGGTTTCTGGATGACCTAG
- the secF gene encoding protein translocase subunit SecF — protein sequence MKILNIIKYKFVFLVISGTLLVASVAAVGYFGLKPGIDFSGGVAWQLQFTEKVPTREELASLFPSSIVTPQDGGQFLIRMQELIDADRQKSFDSLEKSYGPIEELQFQNIGPAVGEDLKQKAIWAFALVLLAISLYVAFAFRKVSKPVSSWKYGIITLVTLFHDALIPAGLFAVLGHFFHLEVDTNFVVAILVVIGFSVHDTIVVFDRIRENLRLSGGDKADFNGLVNTSINQTLARSINTSLTLILTLIALYFLGPATLQYFILMILVGTAFGTYSSIFVASPLLTLWRGKA from the coding sequence ATGAAAATACTCAACATCATAAAATATAAATTTGTTTTCTTGGTAATTTCCGGCACTTTACTGGTGGCTAGCGTTGCGGCAGTTGGCTACTTTGGTTTGAAGCCCGGAATTGATTTCTCCGGCGGTGTTGCTTGGCAGCTACAGTTCACGGAAAAAGTTCCGACCCGTGAAGAGTTGGCCAGTCTTTTCCCGAGCTCGATTGTTACCCCTCAAGACGGAGGCCAGTTCTTAATTCGAATGCAAGAATTAATTGACGCTGACCGTCAGAAAAGTTTTGACAGCTTAGAAAAATCATACGGTCCCATCGAGGAATTGCAATTCCAAAATATCGGTCCAGCGGTAGGGGAGGATCTTAAGCAAAAAGCAATCTGGGCATTCGCGCTGGTTCTGCTCGCCATTTCTTTATACGTCGCCTTCGCTTTTCGGAAGGTATCCAAGCCCGTCAGTTCTTGGAAGTACGGAATTATCACCTTAGTTACTTTGTTTCATGATGCTTTGATTCCGGCGGGATTGTTTGCTGTTTTGGGACACTTTTTTCACTTAGAAGTGGATACTAATTTTGTAGTCGCAATTTTGGTGGTAATAGGATTCTCGGTTCATGACACAATCGTGGTCTTCGACCGGATTCGGGAAAATTTGAGACTTTCAGGCGGCGATAAGGCTGATTTTAATGGTTTAGTAAATACCAGCATAAATCAGACTTTGGCGCGCTCCATCAATACTTCCTTAACGCTCATTTTGACCTTAATAGCCCTCTATTTCCTCGGTCCGGCCACTCTTCAATATTTCATATTAATGATCCTCGTGGGTACCGCTTTCGGCACTTATTCTTCTATCTTCGTTGCCAGCCCACTTTTGACTCTTTGGCGGGGAAAGGCCTAG
- the murD gene encoding UDP-N-acetylmuramoyl-L-alanine--D-glutamate ligase: MKIAIIGSGREGKSVLKFLKKAPQYRKAEVVVLDQQDGPDYLKELNSFDLIFRSPGVPYNLPEIQAAIKSGKKVSSATKLFFELCPAKIIGVTGTKGKGTTSTLISEILKRSGKKVLLAGNIGLSPLEILPKVDAKTLVVLELSSFQLQDLDKSPDVAVITDIFPDHMDVHKDLEEYLAAKSNICNHQVNPGVVFYFSDNRPGAKIASLCLGKKIAVNAPNNLNKNRILAAAVAKHLGCQEKVIATTLENFRGLEHRLELVTKKGMVKFYNDSASTNPNTAAAAVSTLIAETPVILIAGGKDKNLDYAPLADELNNHRDRIESLVLYGENKAKISGSMREIRLPIEQVRDLKAAAEIAYKTAKEMDSPVAILLSPGAASFDMFTDYADRGEQFKKIVRKLK; this comes from the coding sequence ATGAAGATCGCTATTATCGGCTCCGGACGCGAAGGCAAATCGGTCCTGAAGTTCTTAAAAAAAGCTCCGCAATACAGAAAGGCGGAGGTTGTTGTCTTGGACCAACAAGACGGCCCGGATTATCTGAAAGAACTTAATTCTTTCGATTTGATTTTCCGCTCTCCCGGCGTCCCCTACAACCTTCCGGAAATTCAGGCGGCAATTAAATCAGGGAAGAAAGTTTCCAGCGCGACGAAACTCTTTTTTGAACTCTGCCCGGCTAAAATCATCGGCGTGACCGGCACAAAAGGGAAAGGCACAACATCAACATTAATCTCTGAAATTTTAAAAAGATCCGGTAAAAAAGTTTTGCTCGCCGGAAACATCGGACTATCACCTCTGGAAATACTACCGAAAGTGGATGCCAAAACTCTGGTAGTTCTAGAGCTCTCCAGCTTCCAACTTCAAGACTTGGACAAATCTCCGGACGTTGCTGTAATCACTGACATCTTCCCCGATCATATGGATGTTCATAAAGATTTGGAGGAATACCTCGCCGCCAAATCCAACATCTGCAATCACCAAGTAAATCCTGGAGTGGTGTTTTATTTTTCCGACAACCGGCCCGGCGCAAAAATCGCTTCATTGTGCTTAGGAAAAAAGATTGCCGTGAATGCTCCGAATAACCTCAACAAGAACCGGATACTCGCCGCCGCCGTAGCCAAGCATCTGGGTTGCCAGGAGAAAGTAATCGCCACTACTCTCGAAAATTTCCGAGGGTTGGAGCATCGCTTGGAGTTGGTCACAAAAAAAGGAATGGTGAAATTTTACAATGATTCTGCCAGCACTAATCCGAATACCGCCGCTGCTGCAGTATCAACCCTGATTGCCGAGACGCCGGTAATTTTAATCGCGGGGGGGAAAGATAAAAATTTGGATTACGCTCCTCTTGCCGATGAACTAAACAATCACCGCGACCGCATAGAAAGCTTGGTGCTTTACGGAGAGAATAAAGCTAAAATTAGCGGCTCAATGAGAGAAATTCGTTTGCCGATTGAACAGGTGCGGGACTTGAAGGCAGCAGCAGAAATCGCCTATAAAACCGCCAAGGAAATGGATTCCCCCGTAGCCATCCTACTTTCTCCTGGAGCAGCCAGTTTCGATATGTTTACGGACTACGCAGACCGAGGTGAGCAATTTAAAAAAATAGTGCGAAAGTTGAAATAA
- the secD gene encoding protein translocase subunit SecD gives MPFRTKNLLLLLLVTLLAGVSALFILPQGFGNQVLPWRLGLDLVGGSYLVYEVDMNGIASADRGSVLSGLRDVMERRVNVFGVSEPRVTTAKRGDSHQLIVELAGIKDLEEAVKQIGRVALLDFREVRITGTGEQEKAEFIPTGLTGRFLKKAQIVPDQTTGQSIIAIDFDAEGARLFEALTKRNIGKPLAIFLDGDLISNPTVQEAISGGSAQISGNMDHKEVRRLVSLFNAGALPAPIHIISQQTIGASLGIDSLEKAIKAGLVGTLAIIIFMLLYYRSLGFVASLALVFYIAFALAVFKLFGITMTLAGIAGFILSIGMAVDANILIFARMKEESARGVSRSGALEEGFRRAWPSIRDSNISTMLTSIILYYFTSSFVKGFALTLLLGVVVSMFSAIIVTRIILRAFSRQ, from the coding sequence ATGCCATTTCGAACTAAAAATCTTTTATTGCTTTTATTGGTAACGCTTCTCGCCGGAGTTTCGGCGCTTTTTATTTTGCCTCAAGGATTCGGCAATCAAGTTTTGCCGTGGCGCTTAGGCTTGGATTTGGTGGGTGGCAGTTACCTTGTATATGAAGTGGATATGAACGGTATCGCTTCCGCAGATCGCGGCTCGGTTTTGTCTGGCTTGCGGGATGTAATGGAGCGCCGTGTGAATGTGTTCGGCGTGAGTGAGCCGAGAGTTACCACTGCCAAGCGTGGAGACTCCCATCAATTAATCGTGGAATTGGCCGGAATTAAAGATTTGGAGGAGGCAGTGAAGCAGATTGGCCGGGTGGCGTTGCTGGATTTCCGTGAGGTGAGAATCACCGGAACAGGAGAGCAGGAGAAGGCCGAATTTATTCCGACGGGATTGACTGGCAGATTTTTAAAGAAAGCGCAGATCGTTCCTGATCAGACCACCGGTCAGTCCATTATCGCTATCGATTTTGATGCGGAAGGCGCCCGGCTCTTTGAGGCCTTAACGAAGCGGAATATCGGCAAGCCTTTGGCTATTTTTCTCGATGGCGATTTGATTTCCAATCCGACCGTGCAGGAGGCGATTTCCGGAGGCAGTGCGCAGATTAGCGGAAATATGGACCATAAGGAGGTTAGGCGATTGGTGAGCTTGTTTAATGCCGGCGCTTTACCGGCCCCCATTCATATAATTAGTCAGCAGACTATCGGGGCCTCTTTGGGCATAGACTCTTTGGAGAAAGCAATTAAAGCCGGATTGGTTGGCACTTTGGCAATCATTATCTTTATGTTGCTCTACTACCGCTCGTTGGGCTTCGTGGCTTCTTTGGCATTGGTATTCTACATTGCCTTTGCTCTTGCCGTCTTTAAGCTATTTGGAATCACTATGACTCTAGCCGGCATCGCGGGATTTATTCTGTCTATCGGAATGGCGGTGGATGCGAATATTTTAATTTTCGCCCGTATGAAAGAAGAGTCGGCAAGAGGGGTTTCGCGGTCCGGCGCCTTGGAAGAGGGTTTTCGCCGCGCTTGGCCATCTATTAGAGATTCCAACATTTCCACGATGCTCACTTCGATTATCCTTTATTATTTCACTTCCAGCTTCGTAAAAGGCTTCGCTTTGACGTTATTGCTGGGCGTAGTGGTTAGTATGTTTAGCGCCATTATTGTAACCCGTATAATTTTACGGGCATTTTCTAGGCAATAA
- the mnmA gene encoding tRNA 2-thiouridine(34) synthase MnmA — translation MIKSKKKGKVFVGMSGGVDSSVAAALLKKQGYDVVGVHLKCFNVDGCAERDAEDARRAAEHLDIPFYTFDYEDEYKKRVVDYMVAGYKKGITPNPDVMCNKEIKFGLFFDKAMELGADYVATGHYVRLRRTNSSKKQAVSSKGEKSAKRLLLSTDYQLLIAKDSNKDQSYFLWALKPELLARCLFPIGEYKKPQVRKFAEKFGLHNALKKDSQGICFLGQVDLPEFLKKYIKPKKGLIVGVHGNELGEHHGAHFYTIGQRHGIGVGGTAKPLYVADKDVKKNIVVVAEGEDHPALYKKEVELESLNIFNVEMFKSRKTVPVFARVRYRQPVFPAKLEVGRKSSVVSYKLVFSKPVKFVAAGQSAVFYDKKGAMLGGGIIKSAK, via the coding sequence GTGATTAAGTCTAAGAAAAAAGGAAAAGTATTCGTAGGTATGTCCGGTGGAGTCGATAGCTCCGTAGCCGCGGCATTGCTGAAAAAGCAGGGCTATGATGTGGTGGGTGTTCATCTGAAATGCTTCAACGTGGATGGTTGCGCCGAGCGGGATGCGGAAGATGCGCGCCGAGCCGCGGAGCATTTGGATATTCCTTTCTATACTTTTGACTACGAAGACGAATACAAAAAGCGTGTGGTGGATTATATGGTGGCCGGATACAAAAAGGGGATTACGCCGAATCCGGACGTGATGTGCAACAAAGAAATTAAATTCGGCTTATTTTTTGATAAAGCGATGGAGTTGGGCGCTGATTATGTGGCGACGGGGCACTACGTCCGCCTGCGGCGGACTAATAGTAGTAAGAAGCAAGCAGTAAGTAGTAAGGGAGAAAAATCCGCAAAACGCTTACTACTTTCTACTGACTACCAGCTACTAATAGCGAAGGATTCAAATAAAGATCAATCCTACTTCTTGTGGGCTTTGAAGCCTGAGCTGTTAGCTCGTTGTCTGTTTCCGATCGGCGAATATAAAAAACCGCAGGTGCGTAAATTTGCCGAGAAATTTGGCTTGCACAACGCTTTGAAAAAAGATTCGCAGGGCATCTGCTTCTTGGGGCAGGTGGATCTGCCGGAATTTTTGAAGAAATATATTAAGCCAAAGAAGGGATTGATTGTAGGTGTGCACGGCAATGAGCTGGGTGAGCATCACGGAGCGCATTTCTACACGATTGGGCAAAGGCATGGCATCGGGGTTGGCGGCACAGCCAAGCCGCTTTATGTGGCGGATAAAGATGTGAAGAAAAATATTGTCGTAGTCGCAGAAGGCGAAGATCATCCGGCACTTTATAAAAAAGAAGTTGAATTGGAATCTTTAAATATTTTTAATGTTGAAATGTTTAAATCTCGCAAAACCGTTCCGGTTTTTGCGCGGGTTCGTTATAGGCAACCCGTCTTTCCGGCCAAGCTAGAAGTTGGTCGTAAGTCGTCCGTCGTTAGTTATAAGTTAGTTTTCTCCAAGCCGGTAAAGTTTGTAGCCGCTGGCCAATCCGCCGTCTTCTACGACAAAAAAGGTGCAATGTTGGGAGGGGGAATTATCAAATCTGCTAAATAG